The following coding sequences are from one Nicotiana tomentosiformis chromosome 3, ASM39032v3, whole genome shotgun sequence window:
- the LOC104117201 gene encoding uncharacterized protein isoform X1, which yields MGDSTNSGERDFVGEASGIVEQAKELQDAASSLISRTTREEDSLRQKAKSLDSSIHQLRSSVRKSKLDSNQAEKLEEELFKASYVLSEGDAAAFLPSKSHGGFLRMFLGPINVRANRKDVQLKVKEEYNSFRDRTAYLFLLFPSLLLVLRSYIWDGCLPALPVQLYQAWLLYLYTGLALRENILRANGSDIRPWWIKHHYCAMAMALISLTWEIEREPSCAQKQKGVQLFLKWAIMQGVAMLLQNRYQRQRLYTRIALGKARRMDVVWGETAGVDGQLLLLFPVLFILQGFEAYVGVLLLKTAFIGVVSEWQVVTCGILLIIMAVGNFANTVQTLVTKSRVKAKMRRGKSKQDLKSEGAKSL from the exons ATGGGCGATTCTACGAATTCAGGGGAGCGAGATTTTGTGGGAGAAGCTTCTGGAATCGTGGAACAAGCGAAGGAATTGCAAGACGCGGCTTCTTCCTTGATCTCCCGCACCACTCGCGAAGAGGATTCCTTACGGCAGAAAGCCAAATCGCTTGATTCGAGCATCCATCAACTCCGTTCATCTGTTCGGAAAAGCAAACTGGATTCTAATCAAGCTGAAAAA TTGGAAGAGGAGTTGTTCAAAGCTAGTTATGTACTCAGCGAGGGAGATGCTGCTGCTTTTCTTCCGAGCAAATCTCATG GAGGATTCTTGAGGATGTTTTTGGGACCAATCAATGTTCGTGCTAATAGAAAGGATGTGCAACTGAAAGTGAAAGAGGAATACAATAGTTTCAGG GACAGGACAGCATATCTATTTCTTCTTTTCCCATCTTTGCTACTAGTCTTGAGGtcttatatttgggatggatgtTTACCAGCGTTGCCAGTCCAACTTTACCAG GCGTGGTTGCTTTACCTCTACACAGGTTTGGCTCTGCGAGAGAACATTTTGAGAGCGAATGGAAGTGATATTCGTCCATG GTGGATTAAACATCACTATTGTGCTATGGCTATGGCACTTATAAGTCTTACCTGGGAAATAGAAAGAGAACCTAGCTGTGCACAGAAGCAG AAGGGTGTGCAACTGTTCCTGAAATGGGCTATCATGCAAGGTGTTGCTATGCTGCTTCAGAATAGATATCAAAGGCAAAGACTGTACACTCGCATTGCATTGGGAAAG GCCAGGAGAATGGATGTTGTATGGGGAGAGACTGCTGGAGTAGATGGTCAATTATTGTTGCTCTTCCCTGTACTATTTATCTTACAG GGATTTGAAGCATATGTTGGAGTCTTGCTGCTTAAAACAGCATTCATTGGTGTTGTTTCCGAGTGGCAG GTTGTTACCTGTGGGATCCTTCTGATTATTATGGCAGTAGGGAATTTTGCCAACACGGTGCAGACTCTTGTGACCAAGTCTCGGGTTAAAGCCAAAATGAGGAGAGGTAAAAGTAAACAAGATCTGAAATCTGAAGGCGCCAAGAGTTTGTGA
- the LOC104117201 gene encoding uncharacterized protein isoform X2 has translation MGDSTNSGERDFVGEASGIVEQAKELQDAASSLISRTTREEDSLRQKAKSLDSSIHQLRSSVRKSKLDSNQAEKLEEELFKASYVLSEGDAAAFLPSKSHGGFLRMFLGPINVRANRKDVQLKVKEEYNSFRDRTAYLFLLFPSLLLVLRSYIWDGCLPALPVQLYQAWLLYLYTGLALRENILRANGSDIRPWWIKHHYCAMAMALISLTWEIEREPSCAQKQKGVQLFLKWAIMQGVAMLLQNRYQRQRLYTRIALGKARRMDVVWGETAGVDGQLLLLFPVLFILQVY, from the exons ATGGGCGATTCTACGAATTCAGGGGAGCGAGATTTTGTGGGAGAAGCTTCTGGAATCGTGGAACAAGCGAAGGAATTGCAAGACGCGGCTTCTTCCTTGATCTCCCGCACCACTCGCGAAGAGGATTCCTTACGGCAGAAAGCCAAATCGCTTGATTCGAGCATCCATCAACTCCGTTCATCTGTTCGGAAAAGCAAACTGGATTCTAATCAAGCTGAAAAA TTGGAAGAGGAGTTGTTCAAAGCTAGTTATGTACTCAGCGAGGGAGATGCTGCTGCTTTTCTTCCGAGCAAATCTCATG GAGGATTCTTGAGGATGTTTTTGGGACCAATCAATGTTCGTGCTAATAGAAAGGATGTGCAACTGAAAGTGAAAGAGGAATACAATAGTTTCAGG GACAGGACAGCATATCTATTTCTTCTTTTCCCATCTTTGCTACTAGTCTTGAGGtcttatatttgggatggatgtTTACCAGCGTTGCCAGTCCAACTTTACCAG GCGTGGTTGCTTTACCTCTACACAGGTTTGGCTCTGCGAGAGAACATTTTGAGAGCGAATGGAAGTGATATTCGTCCATG GTGGATTAAACATCACTATTGTGCTATGGCTATGGCACTTATAAGTCTTACCTGGGAAATAGAAAGAGAACCTAGCTGTGCACAGAAGCAG AAGGGTGTGCAACTGTTCCTGAAATGGGCTATCATGCAAGGTGTTGCTATGCTGCTTCAGAATAGATATCAAAGGCAAAGACTGTACACTCGCATTGCATTGGGAAAG GCCAGGAGAATGGATGTTGTATGGGGAGAGACTGCTGGAGTAGATGGTCAATTATTGTTGCTCTTCCCTGTACTATTTATCTTACAG GTATACTGA